From the genome of Adhaeribacter pallidiroseus:
TACGCAGATTAATAATAATGCCTTTTAAGCTTTCAACTTGGTACTACATTCATTCTAATCTACCTCAACTATAAGATTATATGCATTTCTTTCGTAAATCATTCATCATTGTTTCTCTAAGTAGTTTGCCTTTTTTCTCGCAAGCCCAAACCTCCGCTGAGAATATCCGGTTAAATCAGGTAGGTTTTTATCCGCAAGCCGAAAAACTGGCCATAGTATTAGGGGAGCCTAAAGAAAATACTTTCCATGTGAAAACAGCCGATGGCAAAAAGACTGTTTTTACGGGTAAATTAAGCCCCGGCAAACCCAATGAATTTTCGCAGAAACCTACCCGGGTGGCGGACTTCAGTAATTTTAAAAATAATGGCCGTTTCGTGGTTGAAATTCCGGGAATGGGCACCTCTTACGCTTTCCAGATTCAGAAAGACGTCCATAAAGCCGCGGCGGCCGCTTCGCTCAAAGGATTTTACTACCAAAGAGTATCGATTAATTTGCCCGAAAAATACGCGGGTAAATGGCACCGGCCGGCTGGTCACGCCAAAGCAGATACCGAAGTGCTGGTGCATCCTTCCGCGGCTTCGGCCCAACGGCCTGCTAATACCGTTATCTCGTCGCCGCGGGGGTGGTACGATGCCGGCGATTACAATAAATACATTGTGAATAGCGGCATTACCATGGGCACTTTGTTAGCCGCCTACGAAGATTTTCCGGACTTTTTTAAAAATCAGAAGCTTAACATACCCGAAAGTACCAATCCGGTGCCCGACATTCTGGACGAGGTATTGTGGAATTTGCGCTGGATGCTGACCATGCAAGACCCGAACGATGGCGGCGTTTATCACAAATTAACCAACCCGGCTTTTGATAGCATGATCATGCCGGACAAAGCCGTCAAAACACGCTATGTGGTTCAGAAGAGTACGGCGGCTACTTTAGATTTTGCCGCGGTTATGGCCCAGGCCAGTCGCGTTTATAAAAACTACAACCGCGAATTGCCGGGGTTATCCGATTCCTGCCTGACAGCGGCCGTAAAAGCGTGGGAATGGGCGCAAAAAAATCCGAATGTATTATACGAACAAGAAGCGATTAATAAGCAATTTGAACCTAAAATTACCACCGGAACCTACGGCGACCGGAACGTGAGCGATGAGTTAACCTGGGCCGGCGCCGAGCTGTACGTTACCACCAAAAAAGATACCTACTATACCGCCGCTAATATCAATACTTCCGAAAAACTAGCTTTGCCTTCGTGGGCGCAGGTAAAAACCTTGGGTTATTACACTTTGGCCCGCTTTAGTAAAAACCTGACCCCTGCTGCGCAAAAAGATTTACCCGCCATTAAAAAACAAATCGGGCAGTTCGCCGATGAGTTGTTAGCGGGAGTGGCCGAAAGATCTTACCGTACCGTCATGGGAAAATCCGAAAGAGATTATATCTGGGGCAGTAGTGCCGTAGCAGCTAACCAGGGCATTGCCTTAGTTCAGGCGTATAAGTTAACCAACGATAAAAAATACCTGCAAGGCGCGCTGAGTAACCTGGATTATTTGCTCGGCCGCAATGCGGTAGGTTATTCGTTTTTAACCGGCTTTGGTAAAAAATCAACCATGCACCCGCACCATCGGCCCTCCGTAGCCGACGGCATTGTTGAACCGGTGCCAGGATTGCTTTCCGGTGGTACCAACGCCCGCGCCAAAGAACAAGATAAATGCCCCGGTTACACCGCCACTTCCCCCGACGAAGTATACCTGGACCAGGATTGTTCGTATGCTTCCAATGAAATAGCTATTAACTGGAATTCGCCGTTTGTGTATCTGGCCTCGGCTATAGAAGCTTTGCAAAATCAGGTAGGTGCCACGGCTTCCGTTAAGTAGCCAGATGCAGGTTGCCTATTTTTAAAAAAAGCCCTTGGTTTACAAGTAGATCAAGGGCTTTTTATATAAAGCCAACCGGGAATTAATTCCTGGGAAAAAGTATTTTAAAAGGTAAGAGCTTAGTGCTTTTTTAAAATTTAAATTATTGAATGCTTTGCGAAGCCGTTGTGCGTTTTTATTGCTGATTATCGGATTTAGTTTATGGGGTGGGTGTAAAAAAGCGGAGAAAAAACTCCCGGTAACTCAGCCGGAAGCTAACTCACCGAATGCTTTGTTTACCTTATTATCGCCGGCACAAACCAAGGTAAATTTTATTAATACCCTCACCGAAAGCATGTACGGCAACGTGCTCATGTACCAGTATTTTTATAACGGCGGGGGAGTTGCCGTGGGCGATGTCAACAACGATGGCCGGGAAGATATCTACTTTACCGGCAACATGACGCCTAACCGTTTGTACTTGAACCAAGGCAATATGCAGTTTACCGAAGTGGCCGAGTACGCGGGCGTGATCGGGCGCCTGAACGCCTGGAAAACCGGGGTAACCATGGTGGATGTAAACGGCGATAACTTGTTGGATATTTACGTTTGTTATTCGGGGCACCTGCCTGCCGAAGCCCGGGTAAATCAGTTATTTATCAATCAGGGCGTTACTAAACAAGGCCACCCGCAATTTCTGGACCAGGCCCGGCAGTACGGCTTAGCCGATTCGGCCTACAGCACCCATGCCAGTTTCTTTGATTACGACCGCGATAACGACCTGGACCTGTTGCTGCTGAATCATAATCCGCGGATATTTAACAACCTGGACGAAGTAAGCATTGCCGAAATTTTAAAAAAACCAGAGCCGAACATGCGGGTGAAGCTCTACCAAAATAACCAGGGCCATTTTAAAGATGTATCCGACCGCGCCGGTTTAGCTAAGTCGGGTTTGTCGTATGGTTTAGGAGTGGGTATTGCCGATATCAACAGCGATGGTTGGCCGGATATTTACATTTCCAACGATTACTCCGCCCCCGATTACCTGTATTACAATAATGGCAACGGTACGTTTACCAATAAATTAAAAGCCGGCATCGGGCATATCCCTATTTACTCCATGGGCAACGAAGTAGCGGATATTAACAACGATGCCCGCCCGGACATTTTAACCCTGGACATGCTACCGGAAGACAATAAACGGCAGAAACTGTTATTTGCCCCGGATAATTACGAAAAATTTGAAATTAATACGCGTTCGGGCCTGCACTACCAGTATATGCGCAACATGCTGCAGGTAAATAACGGCGATGGTACCTTTAGCGAAGTAGGGCAGCTGAGTGGCCTTTCGAACACCGACTGGAGTTGGGCGCCGTTAATTGCCGATTACGACAATGATGGTTGGAAAGATGTATACATTACCAACGGATTTCTGCGCGATTTTACCAACATGGATTTTCTGAAGTACCGGGGTGGTTACCTGCAACTGAAAGGCAATAACATCAGCGAGCCGGAAATGATGGCTTTGGTTAAAAGCATGCCTTCTTCCAACGTAATAAATTATGTATTTCAGAATACCGGAGGAACGCAGTTCCGGAATCGCGGTAAGGATTGGGGCATTACCCAACCTTCTAACAGCAATGGCGCCGCTTACGCCGATCTGGATAATGATGGTGATTTAGATTTAGTAATCAACAATATAAATCAACCGGCTTTTATTTATCAGAATCAGAGTAATAATTTTAAAAAAAACCATTACCTACAAGTAAAACTGCAAGGAGCCGGTAAGAACACGGCTGGTATAGGAAGTAAAATCTGGGTGTATGCCCAAGGAAAACAGCAATACCTGGAGCAAATGCCTTCGCGCGGTTATCAATCGAGCGTGTCGCCGGTGCTGCACCTGGGTTTAGGAATTAGCACCTTCGCGGATTCGGTACGGGTAATCTGGCCAAGCAGTAAGCAACAAATCCTCCGGAATATAAAAACCGATCAGGTAATCACTTTAAAAGAATCGGCAGCCGTTGAAGCGGTACAGCCCATCCGGCAAAATATTATTCCCGTTTTTTTACCTATTAAATCTTCGCTGGCCTTTACCCACCAGGCTACAGCAATAAACGATTTTAAACGGCAACCGCTTCTGGTTAATCCATTGTCTTTCGATGGGCCTTGTTTAATAAAAGCCGATGTAAACCAGGATGGCTTAGAAGATATTTTTGCGGGCGGCAGCGCCGGCCAGGCGAGTCAAGTTTATTTACAACAAAAAAATGGTTCGTTTAAGCCCAAAGCTAACCCCGATATAACAACCGATAAAAACAGCGATGATGTAGATGCTTTGTTCGTGGATGTAAACCAGGATAAAAAACTGGATTTGTACGTGTGCAGTGGGGGCTACGGTAATTTTACTCCCGATGATCCTTTGCTCCAGGACCGGCTTTATTTAGGCGACGGGCAGGGAAATTTTAAAAAAAGCCAAAATGCCTTACCCGACATGCGCACCAGTTCGAGCTGTGTGCGCGCCCAGGATATTAACCACGATGGCGCTCTGGATTTATTTGTGGGCGGCCGGGTTATTCCGGGTCGTTACCCCGAAGCGCCCCGCAGTTATATATTACTTAACAACGGCCAGGGGCAATTCCGCGATGCTACCAAAGAAATAGCGCCACAACTGGAGCGTGTGGGTTTAGTTACCGATGCCGCTTGGGTGGATTTAAATCAGGATAAAAAATCAGAATTGGTACTAGTGGGCGAGTGGATGCCCATAACCGTATTCAGCAATACCAATAACAAACTAATCGAAAATACTTCTGCGTACTTTTTTAAGTCGTGCCGGGGCTGGTGGAACAAACTGCTGGTCGGTGATTTTAACCAGGACCAGCAGCCCGATCTGCTCATTGGTAATTTAGGCCTGAACAGCCAATGTAAGGCCAGCGATAAACAACCCGCTACGTTAATTTTTAAAGATTTCGACGATAATGGTTCCGTAGATCCTATTTTGTGCTTGTATATGCAAGGCAAAAGTTACCCGTACGTTAGTCGCGATGAATTGCTGGACCAGATAAGCGTGATGCGTACCCGGTTTCCGGATTACAAAAGCTACGCCGATGCCGGATTAAAAGATATCTTTACACCGGAGGAACTCCGGGGAGCGAAAAAGTTGTCGGCTAACTGTTTCAGCACAAGTTTGTTTCTCAGTGCGAGTCAGCATAAATTGCAACCGGTAGCATTACCCTTGGAAGCGCAATATGCGCCGGTGCAGGCGCTAAGTGTTTTGGATTATAACCACGACGGCAAGGTAGATGTGCTGCTGGCCG
Proteins encoded in this window:
- a CDS encoding glycoside hydrolase family 9 protein, which translates into the protein MHFFRKSFIIVSLSSLPFFSQAQTSAENIRLNQVGFYPQAEKLAIVLGEPKENTFHVKTADGKKTVFTGKLSPGKPNEFSQKPTRVADFSNFKNNGRFVVEIPGMGTSYAFQIQKDVHKAAAAASLKGFYYQRVSINLPEKYAGKWHRPAGHAKADTEVLVHPSAASAQRPANTVISSPRGWYDAGDYNKYIVNSGITMGTLLAAYEDFPDFFKNQKLNIPESTNPVPDILDEVLWNLRWMLTMQDPNDGGVYHKLTNPAFDSMIMPDKAVKTRYVVQKSTAATLDFAAVMAQASRVYKNYNRELPGLSDSCLTAAVKAWEWAQKNPNVLYEQEAINKQFEPKITTGTYGDRNVSDELTWAGAELYVTTKKDTYYTAANINTSEKLALPSWAQVKTLGYYTLARFSKNLTPAAQKDLPAIKKQIGQFADELLAGVAERSYRTVMGKSERDYIWGSSAVAANQGIALVQAYKLTNDKKYLQGALSNLDYLLGRNAVGYSFLTGFGKKSTMHPHHRPSVADGIVEPVPGLLSGGTNARAKEQDKCPGYTATSPDEVYLDQDCSYASNEIAINWNSPFVYLASAIEALQNQVGATASVK
- a CDS encoding VCBS repeat-containing protein; its protein translation is MNALRSRCAFLLLIIGFSLWGGCKKAEKKLPVTQPEANSPNALFTLLSPAQTKVNFINTLTESMYGNVLMYQYFYNGGGVAVGDVNNDGREDIYFTGNMTPNRLYLNQGNMQFTEVAEYAGVIGRLNAWKTGVTMVDVNGDNLLDIYVCYSGHLPAEARVNQLFINQGVTKQGHPQFLDQARQYGLADSAYSTHASFFDYDRDNDLDLLLLNHNPRIFNNLDEVSIAEILKKPEPNMRVKLYQNNQGHFKDVSDRAGLAKSGLSYGLGVGIADINSDGWPDIYISNDYSAPDYLYYNNGNGTFTNKLKAGIGHIPIYSMGNEVADINNDARPDILTLDMLPEDNKRQKLLFAPDNYEKFEINTRSGLHYQYMRNMLQVNNGDGTFSEVGQLSGLSNTDWSWAPLIADYDNDGWKDVYITNGFLRDFTNMDFLKYRGGYLQLKGNNISEPEMMALVKSMPSSNVINYVFQNTGGTQFRNRGKDWGITQPSNSNGAAYADLDNDGDLDLVINNINQPAFIYQNQSNNFKKNHYLQVKLQGAGKNTAGIGSKIWVYAQGKQQYLEQMPSRGYQSSVSPVLHLGLGISTFADSVRVIWPSSKQQILRNIKTDQVITLKESAAVEAVQPIRQNIIPVFLPIKSSLAFTHQATAINDFKRQPLLVNPLSFDGPCLIKADVNQDGLEDIFAGGSAGQASQVYLQQKNGSFKPKANPDITTDKNSDDVDALFVDVNQDKKLDLYVCSGGYGNFTPDDPLLQDRLYLGDGQGNFKKSQNALPDMRTSSSCVRAQDINHDGALDLFVGGRVIPGRYPEAPRSYILLNNGQGQFRDATKEIAPQLERVGLVTDAAWVDLNQDKKSELVLVGEWMPITVFSNTNNKLIENTSAYFFKSCRGWWNKLLVGDFNQDQQPDLLIGNLGLNSQCKASDKQPATLIFKDFDDNGSVDPILCLYMQGKSYPYVSRDELLDQISVMRTRFPDYKSYADAGLKDIFTPEELRGAKKLSANCFSTSLFLSASQHKLQPVALPLEAQYAPVQALSVLDYNHDGKVDVLLAGNQNQARLRFGKADANYGVLLQGNGQGKFTYVPQPKAGLQLKGDVRSILSVNNLLLVGINQQPVKAYKWK